From the genome of Hymenobacter sp. PAMC 26628, one region includes:
- a CDS encoding phospho-sugar mutase: MALAPDIQQKVNAWLTPAYDADTQAAIRAQLDAGQDDALTDAFYRTLEFGTGGLRGVMGPGSNRMNRYTLGMATQGLCNYLLQSFPDQEIKVAIAHDSRNNSPEFARIAAGIFSANGITVYLFDSLRPTPELSFAIRQLGCQSGCVITASHNPKEYNGYKVYWNDGAQVVAPHDANIIKEVNKITDIGAVKFAAVDTLIHLIGHDLDDQYLTEVQKLSVDPAAIKRQHDLKIVYTPLHGSGITLVPGALQRFGFDNVHIVQAQATPDGNFPTVQSPNPEEKSAMQMALDLAKELDADIVLATDPDADRVGLGVKNDKGEWVLLNGNQTAALLTNYLLGARHRAKKLAPNDFMVYTIVTSDILGDIARHYHVKSYNTLTGFKYIAGLIRDLAGEENYLCGGEESYGYLIGDFVRDKDAVSACALAAEMAAVAKGQGRTLYEELAQMYAQFGLYQEDLISLTKKGQRGAEEIQEMMAGLRQRPPATIAGQPVVEIRDYQTGQIRDLRTGVATETGMESSNVLQFILEDGSKISARPSGTEPKIKFYFSVRHPLKSVVDFELTQRQAKEKIQAIIDDMQLK; encoded by the coding sequence ATGGCCCTCGCCCCCGACATCCAGCAAAAAGTAAACGCCTGGCTCACGCCGGCTTACGACGCCGACACCCAGGCGGCCATCCGCGCCCAGCTCGACGCCGGGCAGGACGATGCCCTCACCGACGCCTTTTACCGGACCCTGGAGTTCGGCACCGGCGGCCTGCGCGGCGTGATGGGCCCCGGCTCGAACCGCATGAACCGCTACACGCTGGGCATGGCCACCCAGGGCCTGTGCAACTACTTGCTGCAGAGCTTCCCAGACCAGGAAATCAAAGTGGCCATTGCCCACGACTCGCGCAACAACAGCCCCGAGTTTGCGCGCATCGCGGCGGGCATCTTCTCGGCCAACGGCATCACGGTGTACTTATTTGACAGCCTGCGGCCCACGCCCGAATTGTCGTTTGCCATCCGCCAGCTGGGCTGCCAGAGCGGCTGCGTCATCACGGCCTCGCACAACCCCAAGGAGTACAACGGCTATAAAGTATACTGGAACGACGGGGCCCAGGTAGTGGCGCCGCACGACGCGAACATTATCAAAGAAGTCAATAAAATCACCGACATCGGCGCGGTAAAATTTGCCGCCGTCGACACGCTCATCCACCTTATCGGCCACGACCTGGACGACCAGTACCTCACCGAGGTGCAAAAGCTGAGCGTGGACCCCGCCGCCATCAAGCGGCAGCACGATTTGAAGATTGTGTACACGCCACTGCACGGCTCGGGCATCACGCTGGTGCCGGGGGCTCTGCAACGCTTTGGCTTCGACAACGTGCACATCGTGCAGGCCCAGGCCACGCCCGACGGTAACTTTCCCACCGTGCAAAGCCCCAACCCGGAGGAAAAATCGGCCATGCAAATGGCCCTGGACCTGGCCAAGGAGCTCGACGCCGACATCGTGCTCGCCACCGACCCCGACGCCGACCGCGTGGGCCTGGGCGTGAAAAACGATAAGGGCGAGTGGGTGCTGCTCAACGGCAACCAGACGGCCGCGCTGCTCACCAACTACTTGCTGGGGGCCCGCCACCGCGCCAAGAAGTTGGCGCCCAACGACTTCATGGTGTACACCATCGTGACGAGCGACATCCTCGGCGACATTGCGCGCCACTACCACGTGAAGAGCTACAACACGCTCACCGGCTTCAAGTACATCGCCGGCCTCATCCGCGACCTGGCGGGCGAGGAGAACTACCTCTGCGGCGGCGAGGAAAGCTACGGCTACCTCATCGGCGATTTTGTGCGCGACAAGGACGCCGTGTCGGCCTGCGCGCTGGCCGCCGAAATGGCCGCCGTGGCTAAAGGCCAGGGCCGCACCCTCTACGAGGAGCTGGCCCAGATGTACGCCCAGTTCGGCCTCTACCAGGAAGACCTGATTTCGCTGACCAAGAAGGGCCAGCGCGGCGCCGAAGAAATCCAGGAGATGATGGCCGGCCTGCGCCAGCGCCCGCCCGCCACCATCGCCGGCCAGCCGGTGGTGGAAATCCGCGACTACCAAACCGGCCAAATCCGCGACCTGCGCACCGGCGTGGCCACCGAAACCGGCATGGAAAGCTCCAACGTGCTCCAGTTCATCCTCGAAGATGGCAGCAAGATTTCGGCCCGCCCCAGCGGCACCGAGCCCAAAATTAAGTTCTACTTCAGCGTGCGCCACCCCCTCAAGTCGGTGGTGGACTTCGAGCTGACCCAGCGCCAGGCCAAGGAGAAAATCCAGGCTATCATCGACGACATGCAGTTGAAATAG
- a CDS encoding phasin family protein, whose protein sequence is MEDLFKKFINAGVGYLAQGNKKVQSTIDSLVKDSKLSEQEGKKIVDDLLKSSETKRTELEKQFKGLAERMKDSVGLKAKGKAPAAPAKKAPAKKTGASKAASSVASKVAGATKKAADQVSATAGTAQKSAAAKAGAPKAPAKPRAAAKKPAASAGSSEA, encoded by the coding sequence ATGGAAGACCTGTTCAAAAAGTTCATTAATGCCGGGGTGGGCTACCTGGCCCAAGGCAACAAGAAAGTGCAAAGCACCATCGACTCCCTGGTGAAAGACAGCAAACTCAGCGAGCAGGAAGGCAAGAAAATTGTGGACGACCTGCTGAAAAGCAGCGAAACCAAGCGCACCGAGCTAGAAAAACAATTCAAGGGCCTCGCCGAGCGTATGAAGGACTCGGTGGGCCTCAAAGCCAAAGGCAAGGCACCGGCCGCCCCCGCCAAAAAAGCCCCCGCCAAGAAAACCGGAGCCTCCAAAGCCGCTAGCAGCGTGGCCAGCAAAGTGGCCGGCGCCACCAAAAAAGCCGCCGACCAAGTAAGCGCCACTGCTGGCACGGCTCAAAAATCGGCCGCCGCCAAGGCCGGGGCCCCCAAAGCCCCCGCCAAGCCCCGCGCCGCAGCCAAAAAGCCCGCCGCGTCCGCCGGTTCGTCTGAGGCGTAA
- a CDS encoding ABC1 kinase family protein — translation MFKNTISNLTRLKEVGEVLLKYGFEDVVTTTPLRRLVGASRRVSWQRAERTVFDTTRWERARLVIEELGPTFIKLAQALSNRADLLPEALIDEFEKLQSNVPPFDVAVARQIVADELGRPLEEVFSAFDDVPIGSASIGQVHRARLRTGEDVVVKIQRPGVQDKVRGDLALLHELVRLTGGFLRNQGLANPQDVVDAFERSMSKELDYTAEARAMEQFRKLYAGYTNFYIPRPYRELSTAKVLVIEYVDGCKITDRAQLEAWGLSPAKVAETGMDIYLTQIFEFGVFHADPHPGNVLVQPDGRIVLIDFGMVGKLTKQQKYAFAGVFIGMARQDARGMAASFRRLALTAEIPDMRAFESDLSLLIEDFALLDVKEMSMSDLADRLQTVIYDYKLQVPGAIFLILRALVILEGIGKVLHPSFNTFEFVRPYGARIVREQYSPENILNEAEYTGTQLLALLQTLPADVRQIVRKISKGELRVKVELSGYTTLLRKADQLVSRTILGLLCVAGLVFSGFTLVGHYAPTMRYYHGVAAITWWSLGTTAFFLLILLLLGTSRERKG, via the coding sequence ATGTTCAAGAATACGATTTCCAACCTCACGCGCCTCAAAGAAGTGGGGGAGGTGCTGCTCAAGTACGGCTTCGAGGACGTGGTGACGACCACGCCCCTGCGCCGGCTGGTGGGCGCCAGCCGCCGCGTGAGCTGGCAGCGCGCCGAGCGCACCGTGTTTGACACCACGCGCTGGGAGCGCGCCCGCCTGGTGATTGAGGAGCTGGGGCCCACCTTCATCAAGCTGGCCCAGGCCCTGAGCAACCGCGCCGACTTGCTGCCCGAGGCCCTCATCGACGAGTTTGAGAAGCTGCAAAGCAACGTGCCGCCCTTCGACGTGGCCGTGGCCCGCCAGATTGTGGCCGACGAGCTGGGCCGGCCTTTGGAGGAGGTATTCAGTGCTTTTGACGACGTGCCGATTGGCTCAGCCAGCATCGGGCAGGTGCACCGGGCGCGCTTGCGCACGGGCGAGGACGTGGTGGTGAAAATCCAACGCCCCGGCGTGCAGGACAAGGTGCGCGGCGACCTGGCCCTGCTGCACGAGCTGGTGCGCCTGACGGGCGGCTTTTTGCGCAACCAGGGCCTGGCCAACCCCCAGGACGTGGTGGATGCCTTCGAGCGCAGCATGAGCAAGGAGCTGGACTACACCGCCGAAGCCCGCGCCATGGAGCAGTTCCGGAAACTCTACGCCGGCTACACCAACTTCTACATCCCGCGGCCCTACCGCGAGCTGAGCACAGCCAAGGTGCTGGTGATTGAGTACGTGGACGGCTGCAAAATCACGGACCGGGCGCAACTCGAAGCCTGGGGCCTTAGCCCGGCCAAGGTGGCCGAAACGGGCATGGACATCTACCTGACCCAGATTTTTGAGTTCGGGGTGTTCCACGCCGACCCGCACCCGGGCAATGTGCTGGTGCAGCCCGACGGCCGCATCGTGCTCATCGACTTCGGCATGGTGGGCAAGCTCACCAAGCAGCAGAAGTATGCCTTTGCGGGCGTGTTCATCGGCATGGCCCGGCAGGATGCGCGCGGCATGGCCGCCAGCTTCCGCCGCCTGGCCCTGACGGCGGAAATCCCCGACATGCGCGCCTTTGAGAGCGACCTGAGTTTGCTGATTGAGGATTTCGCTTTGCTCGACGTGAAGGAGATGAGCATGAGCGACCTCGCCGACCGCCTCCAAACCGTCATCTACGACTACAAATTGCAGGTGCCGGGCGCCATCTTCCTCATCCTTAGGGCCCTGGTTATTCTCGAAGGCATCGGCAAGGTGCTGCACCCTAGCTTCAACACCTTCGAGTTTGTGCGGCCCTACGGGGCCCGCATCGTGCGCGAGCAATACTCGCCCGAAAACATCCTCAACGAGGCCGAGTACACCGGCACCCAACTGCTGGCCCTGCTGCAAACCCTGCCCGCCGACGTGCGCCAAATCGTGCGCAAAATCAGCAAGGGTGAGCTGCGCGTGAAAGTGGAGCTGAGTGGCTACACCACGCTGCTGCGCAAAGCCGACCAGCTCGTGAGCCGCACCATCCTGGGGCTGCTGTGCGTGGCGGGGCTGGTGTTTTCGGGCTTCACGCTGGTGGGCCACTACGCGCCCACCATGCGTTACTACCACGGCGTAGCAGCCATTACGTGGTGGAGCCTGGGCACCACCGCCTTCTTCCTGCTGATTCTGCTACTATTGGGCACCAGCCGCGAGCGGAAAGGGTAA